In Paludibaculum fermentans, the genomic stretch GCGCATCCTCACCCAGGTCATCGGACTCGGTGTCGCCGCACCCTTCCTCTTTCTCATGGGCACCACCAAGTCCTTTCCCATATTGGTCTTAGGCCTGATCCTCTTTGGCCTCGGCCGCGGGCTCTATGATTGCAACACGATGCCGGTGCTGAGCCAGTTTGTGAGCCCGGGCCTGCGCTCCACCGGCTACGGGTTGATGAACTGCCTCTCCTGCCTGCTGGGCGGTGTCATGGCCGGCCTGGCGGGGTATCTGAAGAGCCAGGTGGGCCTCGCGGCCGCGTTCCAATGCAGCGCCGCTGTGTTGTTGCTGGCCGTGATCCTGCTCTCCGCCCTGAAGCCCCGGCCAGCCCAGTAGAGGGGGATCACAAGATCCATCTCGCGTGATCGTGCCGGACCGCCCTGATTCGCTACAATCCGGCGATGGACCTGATTCTGTTGCTCAAAGCCCTCGTCATGGGTATTGTGGAGGGCCTCACCGAGTTCCTGCCGATCTCCTCCACCGGACACCTCATCCTGGTCGGGGATCTGCTGTCGTTCAACTCGGAGAAGGGCAAGGTCTTCGAGATCGTGATTCAGACCGGCGCCATCTTCGCCATCATCTGGGAATACCGTACAAAGTTCCTGGGCGTCCTGAAAGGCCTCTTTTCCGACCGGCGCGCCCAACGATTTGTGGTGAACCTCTTCATTGCCTTCCTGCCGATTGCGGTGCTCGGCCTGGCTTTGAACAAAGTCATCAAGGCTCATTTGTTCAAACCGGTACCGGTGGCGCTGGCGTTCATCATTGGCGGCCTGGTGATTTTGTGGGCTGAGCGGCGCAAACACGTGGTCCGCATCCGCAGCGTGGATGAGATGGATTGGAAGGATGCCCTGAAAGTCGGGTTGGCCCAGTGCCTGGCCATGATCCCCGGCACGTCACGCTCCGGCGCCACCATTATCGGCGGTCTCTTCCTGGGTCTCTCCCGCCAGGCGGCTACGGAGTTCTCATTCTTCCTGGCCGTCCCCACGCTGATGGTGGCCGGCGCTTACGAGCTGTATAAGGAGCGCTCGCTGCTCTCGATGGCCGATGCGGGCTGGTTCGGCGTTGGCTCCGTGGCCGCCTTCCTCTCCGCTTTCCTGTGCGTCCGCTGGCTGCTCCGCTTCATCAGCAGCCACGACTTCACTGCCTTCGCCTGGTACCGGATTGTCTTCGGTGTGGCCGTGCTGGCAACAGCTTACATGGGACTGGTGAACTGGACCGCGCGCTGATTACGGTTTGGTTGCTGGGGATTGGAGCCCAATACGGGGCATAATGGAATAAGGCCACCGTTGGGCGAAACATTTCACCAATCCGCATGACCAACACCAAGATCGTTGCCACACTGGGACCGGCCTGCAGCTCTCCGGAGATGATCCGCAAGCTCATTCAGGCCGGCGTAGACGTTTTCCGCCTGAATGCTTCCCACGGCACCGTGGAACAGCGCCACGAAGCCGTCCTGGAAATCCGCAAAGCCTCCGAAGAGCTCAAGCTCAATACAGGCATCCTGCTCGACCTGCAAGGCCCCAAGATCCGGATCGGGACCTTTGAAGGCGGCTCAGCCGTGCTCCTGCCCGGCGCCGAATTCGTCATCACGACCGAAGACGTCATCGGTAATACTGAAGGCGCTTCCACCACTTACAAGGACTTTGCCCGCGACGTAAAGAGCGGCGACCGCGTCCTGCTGGCCGATGGAGCCCTGGAACTCATCGTGATCGACTGCGACGGCATCCGCGCCCGCTGCCGCGTCGTCCGCGGCGGCGTCATCAAGGACAAGAAGGGCATCAACCTGCCCGGCGTCCAGTTGTCCACCCCCTCCATGACCCGCCGCGACATGGAAAACATGCTCGCCGGCCTCTCAGTGGGCGTCGACCTCGTCGCCCTCAGCTTTGTGCGCCGGTCCAGCGACGTGTTGCGCCTGCGCCTGTTCCTTGAGGAGAAGGGCTCGAATCTGCCCATCATCGCCAAGATTGAGAAGCCCGAGGCTGTCGAGAACATCAAGGACATCCTCAGCGAGAGCGACGGCGTCATGGTGGCGCGCGGCGACCTGGGCGTGGAATGCCCCATGGAGAAGGTCCCCTTCATCCAGAAGTCGATCATTGAATCCGCCCGCCGCGCCGGCAAGTTCGTCATCACGGCTACGCAGATGCTGGAATCGATGATCGAGAATCCGTTCCCGACCCGCGCCGAAGTCAGCGACGTCGCCAACGCGATCTACGACGGCACCGACGCGGTCATGCTCTCCGGTGAGACCTCCGTCGGCAAGTATCCGGTGGAAGCCGTCAGCATGATGGACCGCACGGCCGCCCAGGCTGAAGAGTCTACGCGCAAGTACGGTTTCCGCGAACTGCCCACCCGCGAGTACGTCACCCACGCCGAGATCGTCTCCGATTCCGCCTATCACGCCGCCAAGATGGCCGGCGCGCAAGCCATCGTGGTTTTCAGCTCCTCCGGTTCCAGCGCCCGTCACGTCGCGCGCTTCCGCCCGCCGGTGCCGATCTTCGTCTTCACGCAGACGCAGCAGGTGGCGCGTTCCCTGTCCGTCGTCTTCGGCATCAGTGCGATCGTCGCGCCTCACACCACGTCGACAGACGAAATGATGGCGCAGATGGACCGCGTGCTGGTCGAGAAAGGGCTGCTGAAGCCCCGCGACAGTGTGGTCTTCGTGGCCGGCATGCCCATCGGCCGCCCGGGCAGCACCAACATGATGAAGCTCCACCGCGTCGGCGAAATCGGCTGACAGGGGCAGCAGTCCCGATTCGCCCTGCACGGAGCCGCCGGAACTGTAAAATACTTTACGGTTCGATCCGATCAGCGCCACTGTTTGCGCGTATTGATGGAAGGACCCGGTAGGAGGGGCTCTCGCAGTGAAGAAAGTTCTGCTTTACGTTGTCATCGCCCTTGTGGTGATCGTGGGCGGCGGGTATGCCGCCCTGGTGCTCAAGAAGCCGGCCATGAATCCGCCTTCCGCGCTCAAGGTGGAAGCCACGGCGGAGCGCCTGCAGCGCGGCAAATACGTCTTCGAGTACGTGGCGGACTGCGGCGGGTGCCACAGCGAACGCAACTGGGACAAGTTCGCCGCGCCGGTCTACGACGGCCGTGCCGGCGTTGGGTTCGTGTTCCCACCCGAACTCGGTTTTCCCGGCAAAGTGGTGGCCCCCAACCTGACACCCGATGCCGAAACCGGCCTCGGTTCCTGGAGCGACGGGGAGAAGCTGCGCGCGATTCGGGAAGGCGTCTCCAAGGATGGGCGCGCCTTGTTTGCCTTCATGCCGTACACGCATTTCCGCAAGATGAGCGACGAGGATGCCAACTCGGTGGTGGCCTACATGAACTCGCTGCCACCGGTGAAAAACCGCCTGCCCCGGACGGAGCTCAACTTCCCTGTCAACCTGATGATCAAGTTCGCGCCGCAGCCGGTGACCACTCAGGTGCCCGTACCCGATCATTCGAACCGCCTGAAATACGGAGAATATCTGGTCGAGATGGGCGGCTGTACCGAATGCCACAGCCAGTTGGAGAAGGGCAAAGCCATCGAAGGCAAGGAGTTCGCCGGCGGCCACGAATTCAACCTCGCGGGCAAGTTGGTACGTTCGGCCAACATCACGCCGGACGAAGAGTCGGGCCTGGGCAAGTGGAGCGAGCAGCGTTTCGTGGACAAGTTCAAGGGCTTTGCGAACATGACGTACGACAACGCTCCCCGGATGAACCAGAGCAATTTCACGGTGATGCCGTGGCTGCCGATGTCGCAGATCCCGGAAGAAGACCTGCGGGCGATCTACACCTATCTGCGCACCCTCAAGCCGGTGCACAACCCGGTGGAAGTCCACCCGCCACTCGCTCCTCCGGCGCAGTAAGCCGCAAAAAAACGGGGGCGCCGTGGTGGCGCCCCCAATTAGCGTGAAAGCTCAGTTCCGCCTGCTTTGATCTCTACTGCTGCACGGTCGGGATCGAGGTGAATGCCTCGCCGCCGAAGCGCAGCCCCAGCACCGACAGGCCTGCCGCCGGTACGGAGAACTTCGCGACGCCCCGATTGCCTACCATCCCGCTCAAGCCGGGCAGACTGCGCAACAGCGCCGCAGTCTTGCCATTCGCCGGAACCGCGATGGTCGAGGTGCCGATCTGGTTGCCGCCCGCGTCCAGCACCAGCACGTTCACAAGGGCCGCCGATGCAGTGGGATTGGCCACACCCACAGCCGTGGCGAACGCCGTATCGTCCCAAATCAAGGTGCTGGTGGGCAGCGTCGTCCCGGTCAGCGGCACAACCGCCTCCTGGTCCGCGCGTCCCTGGATGCTCTGGCGGAAGATCGCATACCCGATCACTCCGCTGGGCAGATCCACTTTCACCCAGCCCTGCGTCAGCGCGCCGGTATTGGTCGCCTCGAAGAGCGCCGTGCCGTTGGCGCTGAGGTTCAGCGTCTTCGACGTTCCGCCCGCATCCGCGACAGGCAGCGGATTCCCGTCTTCGCCCAGGAAGTTGGCCGTGACGGAGACCGGACTACCGGTCGTATTGCTGAAGTACAGCGCCGTATACCAGCCGCCGCCGAAGGCCAGTTGCGGCAACGCGAACGAGGTCCCCACCGGAGCAGCCGTGGGAATGGAGGTGAAGGCCTCACCGCCGAACCGCAGCCCCAGCACCGACAGGCCGCCGGTAGCGATGGAGAACTTCGCCAGGCCCCGATTGCCCGCCATGCCGGCCAAACCCGGCAGGCTGCGTAACAGCGTCGCCGTCTTGCCGTTGGCCGGAACGTCGATCGTGGAGGTACCAATCGAGTTGCCGCCCGAATCGAGCACCGTCACGTTCACCGTAACCGCGCTCGCATTCGGATTCGCCACCGCCACTGCCGTGGCAAACGCCGTATCATCCCAGATCAGGGTGCTGTCCGAGAGGCTGGTGCCCGTCAGCGGCACAACCGCCTCCTGGTCCGCGCGTCCTTGAATGCTCTGCCGGAAGATGGCATAACCGGTCACCCCATCCGGCAACTCGACCTTCACCCAGCCCTGCGTCAGCGCGCCTGTGTTCGTTGCTTCGAAGATCGCCGTGCCGCTGGGGCCGATATCCAGGGTCTTGGTCGTCCCACCCGCATCCGGCACCGTGAGCGGACTCCCGTCCTGGCCAAAGAAACTGGCCTTCACTGAGACCGCACTGCCGGTCGTGTTGTTGAAATACAGCGCCGTATACCACCCGCCGCCGAAGGCCAACTGCGGTAAGGCGTAAGTGGTGGTCGTCGGAGTCGAACCGGAGCCGGGTGAGACCGTCAGCGACGAGTTGTAGATGTGGTCGCCCGGATCCTCGCGCCCATTGTTGTTGGCCGCATTGCCGGCTACATAAAAGGTCACGTTGCCTACGTTGACGTCAGCCGGCGGAGTCCAGAGAACATCCCAGGTGCCGGAGTTGGACGTGCCCTGATAGGTACCCGTTGACGTGTGTGTGATGAACTGGATCCCGGCGGAGCTGACCTTCCGGGTATTCGTGGAGTCCGCCACCACCAGCGTCCCCGCGCTCTGGTTGGCATCCGAAGCCAGCCGGGGGGAGATTTCGAAACCCCAGCGTCGCGCTGTCGGATCCGCCAATGTGATCCGCAAGCGGAGTTGCTGCCCTGGCGTCCAGTGGCTGGCGTCCACCAGTTCCACCTTCACGCTGCCGGTACCGCTATTGGCCACGCCTCCATGACAATCCGTACAGATTCCATCCCCAGGAGCGCCCGTGACAAACGTCGGAGCGCCCGTGCTATTTGCCAACAAGGAAGCGCCAAAAATTACGGCGCAAATTGACAGTTTTGTAGTGATTTGAATTTTCCCCATCCTCATGTCGATAGAAACCCGGATGCATATTTTTGGTTTTGGTTACTTATCGGTTGAGGGAATCGCACTGAACGACGTAGTTCCAACGCGGAAACCCGCCACCGAGAAACTGCCGGACTCCACCGTGAGTACAACCGTCCCACGATTGCCCGTGGCGGCCGTGAACTCCGGTATGTCCTTCAGGTTTACTTCCAGTTTAGTTTTGGCGGGCAGAGCGATGCTGGAACTAGCCACGGCTTGACCGCCAGGATCCGCCAGGGTCAAACGCACTGTGGTGTTTTCTGACCCGGGGTTGCTGAGCGAAAGCTGAGTCGTGAGCGTCGTATCGTCCCACGCCAGCGTACTGCTTTTGACGCCGGGCGAGGAGAAATTGAGTACAGTTTCCATCGCCGGCTGGTCCGGCGGAGACTTCGTGAGAACGGCATAGCCGGACACACCGTCCGGCAGCACAAGCGAGGCATAGCCTTCGGTCAGCGCGCCGCCGGCGGGCGCTTCGATCACCGCGCTGCCGTGCGCCGCCAGGTCCACTGTGGGCGCGGCGCCTCCAGGCACCCCGCTGGAGGGCGTACCATCGTTGCCCGTAAAGAAAACAAGAATCTTCGCCGCCGAGTCCGTGGTGTTATACAGATACAGCTTCGAGGACCAGTTCTCTCCGAACACAAACCTGGGCACAATGCGGTTCACCGTCGGCGCGGGCGTCGTTGGGTTGCTGGCCGCTGGCGAGACCGCGAGCGTCGTCGTATAGATCTTGTCGCCCGTATCGGGCTGGTTGTTTCCGTTGGCCGCGTTGCCGGCCGCGTAGAAGGTCACTTCCCCGGCGGATGCGCTGTCTGGTGGAGTCCACAGCAGTTCCCACGTGGACGAACCAGTGGTCCCCAGCTTGGTACCCACCAGGGTGTGCGTCACAAACTGGATGCCCCCGCCGCCGTTGTTCAGCCTGGTATTCGTCGTGTCGGCCAGCGCGAATGTCCCAGCCCCGGAGTTCGGATCCGAGCTCAGGCGCGCCGTGACGTTGAAGCCCCAGCGCCGCGCCTGCGGATCGGCTAGCGTGACCCGTAGCCGTACCTGCTGTCCCGGTGTCCAGGTTGCGGCATCCACCATCGCCACGGTCAGCTTGCCGGCGCCCGTATTGATGTTCCCACCATGGCAATCCGTACAGATGCCGTCCCCCGGCGCGTTCGTCGTGAACATCGGCGCCCCGTTCACCTCGGCCCACAGCGACGCACCCAGCATCGCCGAACACACTAATAACTGAATTGCCCTGCGGCCCATTTTGTTTCTTCACCCTTTCTGCGCTCCAGGGACCTTTCCGGCGTCCCCGCGAAAGCATCTATCCTGTGGGGTAGGACAAATGCTCGTTCCAGGTGGAACAGCTATCCTCCGCGGACGCTTTCAGGAGACGCTCACATGCCCAACGCCTTGCCCCCCATGAAGCTGGGGCTCAACACATACTGTCTGCGCGCGCTGCGCTGGAACGATGCCCAGTTGCTCGACTACACGGCGTCGCTCAAGCTGGATGCCGTCTTCCTGCAGGACTCCCTGGACCCCAAAGCGATGGATCCCGCCCACTGGAAAGAGGTCCGCGCGCAAAGCGAGCGGCTCGGCCTGCACCTGGAAACCGGCGGCGGCGGCATCATGCCCCGCACCGCCGACCAGTTCCAGCCGGCCGTTGCCTCCCTGCTCAAGAACGTTGAACGCGCCAAGGCCATGGGCTCTCCTTACATGCGCGGAGTGCTGGCCAGCGAGCGCGCGGCCTTCCCGCCCGGCCCCGTCGAGCAGCACATGGAGACGGCGGTCAAACTCCTGAAGGCCGTCCGGTCGCAGGTGATGGACGCCGGGATGAAGATCATCATCGAGGTCCACAAGGACCTGCTCGCCTGGGAACTGAAGCAGGTGGTGGAAGCCGCGGGCAAGGAGTTCGTGGGTGTCTACATGGATACTGGCAACCCGGTCTTTGTCCTGGAACACCCCATGACGACCCTGGAGACCCTCGCGCCCCACATCTGCTGCCTGCACCTGCGCGACTCCGTCGTTTACGAAACGCCGCGCGGCGTCGCCGTTCAGTGGGTGCCGCTCGGGGAAGGGGTGGTGGATTTCAAAGCCATCATGGCGCGAGCCCGTGAGCTCTGCCCGAATGTCTACGTCTACATCAAGCCCATCACCGGGCGTCCACCCGCCATCCTGCCTTACCTGGAACCCGGCTTCTGGAAGATGTATCCCGACATGCGTGGCTCCGACCTGGCTCGTTTTCTTGCCCTCGCCCGCCAGGGCCACCCCTACGAAGGCCACGTCGTCATCGAAGACGTGCCGGGCCGTCCTGTACCGCCCGAGTTCGTCGAGGCCCTGAAGTTCCAGCAGAAGGAGCACATGGAACGCAGCGTCGAATACGGCAAGAAGGTGCTCGATCTCGGCGTGCGCTGGCGAGGATAGCAAGTAGTGCCCGAGCCGTTGTCAGCCCGCCGCATCCCCGAACTCGATGGTGTGCGCGGGCTGGCCATCCTGTTGGTGCTGGCCGTCCACTTCGGCCTCACCGCCAATCCGCCGGAGCCGCTCTATTCCCTGCTGCGCCTGGGCTGGAGCGGCGTCGACCTCTTCTTCGTCCTCTCCGGCTTCCTCATCACCGGAATCCTGCTGGATACCGCCGGATCGCCCAACTACTTCCGCGCCTTCTACGCCCGCCGCGCGCTGCGCATCTTCCCCCTCTACTACATCTACATTGCGGCGTTCTTCTTCGCGGTCCTGCCCCTGGCCCATGCGCTGAACCGCCCCGTGCCGCCCGGCCCGGCCCAGGGCTGGTACTGGCTTTACCTTTCGAACTGGCGCAGCGCCCTCGGCCCAGACTATGCCTTCCTCAGCCACCTCTGGTCCCTTTCCATTGAGGAGCAGTTCTACCTCGCCTGGCCGCCGCTGGTGCTCTGGCTGGGCCGGCGCCGCCTGCCGTGGCTCTGCGGACTCCTGATCGCCGCCGCGCCCCTGTTGCGCTTCGCCTGGCGCGTCCATCCTTACTCGCCCGAGTTCCTCTATCGACTCACGCCATTCCGCGTCGACACCCTCGCCTGGGGCGCGCTGCTGGCCGTGATCGTCAGGAACGAAGCGGGACTCCAACGGCTCCTCCGCTGGGCACCACCCCTAGCCGGAGCGGCAGCGGCCGGCCTCACGGCAATCTTCGTCGTCTTCGGGACGAAGAACTCGCAACCCGTCGTGGCGGTCGCGGGCTACACTCTCTTTGGAATTCTGTACTTATTCGTAGTTCTAGCCGGCTTCCGTGGTTGGCGGCCGCTCCGCTCCACGCTGCTGCGCACGTTCGGCAAGTACAGCTACGGCGTCTATGTCCTGCATTTTCCGTTGGTCGGCTACTTCTACCTGGCCATGGAGCCAGCCGCCCGCGTCATCGGAGCAGTGCCCGCGGCCTTCGTGGGCTTCCTGCTCGGCTCAGCCATCGCCCTGGGGCTGGCCCGCCTCTCCTGGCTGCTGCTGGAACAGCGTTTCCTGGCTTGGAAGGACCGCTTCCAGGCGTGATATCGTGCTTCTGGGATTATCATTTTTTAGCGAGGTATTGTCATGAGCTCCGTCTCTCGCCGTCATTTTTTCCAAGGCGCCGTACTGGCCGCCTCCGCCACCCGCGTCATGGGCGCCAACGACAAGGTCAACGTCGGCATCATCGGCCTGGGCGGTCGTGGCAACGACCACCAGTCGAACTACATGCAGATTCCCGAGGCGCGCATCGCGGGCCTCTGCGACGTCAATCAGGCCGCCCGCGAGCGCTCGCAAACCCGTCTCACCAACGCCTCCCTCGAGAAGGCCGCCGAGTACGACGACATGCGCAAGATGTTCGCCGATAAGAACATCGACGCCGTCTCCATCGCCACCCCCAACCACTGGCACGCGCTGGCCACCATCTGGGCCTGCCAGGCCGGCAAGGACGTCTACTGCGAGAAGCCGGCGAGCCACAACATCCACGAGAGCCGCGCCATGGTGGCTGTAGCCCGCAAAACCGCCCGCATGGTCCAGATCGGCTCGCAGAGCCGCAGCACGCCCTACAAGATGCACGCCATGCAGATGCTGCATCAGGGCGTGATCGGTAAGCTCTACATGGCCAAAGGCCTGTGTTACAAACGCCGCAAGAGCATCGGCAAGGCGCCCGTCACCCCGGTTCCGGCCGGCATCGACTGGAGCCAGTTCCTCGGGCCCGCCCCCCTGCGCGACTTCACCATGAACCGCTACAAGTACAACTGGCATTGGTTCTGGGATACCGGCAACGGCGACATCGGCAACCAGGGCGTCCACGAGATGGACATCTGCCGCTGGGGCCTGGGCGAAGTCACCTGGCCCGAATCCACCTCGTCGACCGGCGGCAAGTACGCTTACGACGACGACCAGGAGACGCCGAACACCCAGCTCGCGTCCATGCAATACCCTGGCATGGAGATTGTCTTCGAGGTTCGCGGCCTGCTCACGGGTCCCGAAGGCGGCCAACCTGTCGGCAACTACGCCGTCGGCAACCTGTTCTATGGCGACGAAGGCTGGATGTGGGTGGACTCCACCGGCTTCCAGATCTATCGGGGCGAGAAGAGCGAGAAGACGTACGAAGAGAAAGCCGAGCGCGGGCCCGACGGCACCATCGCTCACATGAAGAACTTCCTCGCCGCCTGCCGCAGCCGGAATTACAAGGAACTGCATGCCGAAATCGAGATCGGCGCCATGTCCGCTTCGCTGTGCCACCTGGCCAACATCAGCTACCGCGTGAAGCACACCATCAAGTGGAACGCTGCCGGCATGAACTTCGGCGCCGACGCCGCGGCCAACGAACTACTGACGCGCAAGTACCGCGCGCCTTACGTCGTCGCTTAAACCGTACGCCCAGCTCCGGGTTGGGTGGATCCGCCATGCGGATATGATGGAGATGCCATGATCCTAGGCATTGAACATACCGCTATCGCATCCCCTGACCCGGCTGCCTTGGCCCAGTGGTACGTAGATACCCTCGGCTTCGTCATCAACTATCGCGGCAGCACCGCCTTCTTCGTCAAAGCCCCCAACGGCACGATGATCGAGATCATCCCCGCCGAAGGCGACCGCGGCGGGAACACCCTCAAAACGCCCGGCCTGCGCCACCTGGCCCTCACCGTCGGCGACTTCGAAGCCGCCCTGGCCGAACTCCGCGCCAAGAACGTCCATTTCCTCAGCGAACCCAGCGAGAGCAAGGGCAACAAGGTCGTCTTCTTCACTGATCCCGAGGGGAACATTCTCCACCTGCTCTACCGGGCGACGCCTCTCGCCTGATTCACTCGCCAGTTCTGGATCGGAGCCGGCTCAACCGGCTCCGCCCTCCGGGAAATCACCGGCCGCACAGACCGCACTGTCCCGTTTTGTGTCACCCACCCCCCTGACTGTTCCAATCCGAATCACTCCCCAGAATTGACGCTTGCTTCGCCGGAAAACTGGATCCTCCACGATTTCAACCACTTGGAGCAAAACCTGGCATTGGCAATCGACGTGTAATAGAAAGGAGCAACCCCCTCAGGTCACATCGGGAACGGGACGGGTTCTCCACTTCAAGACCGTGACCTGATCCAGGACACTCGACAGGTTTGCCGGGTTCCTCCGATGATGCGGCGGCCAGCGTACCTTCCTCCTCGCTGGCCGCCGTACCCATTTCCAGCGCAGGTTCAGTGCTTGCCGCACCACACGAATGGGACTACCGGCCCAGCAGCCGCCTCACCCTCGACGCCAACCGCACCAGCCAGAAACTGCGATACCGGGCGAACTCCGCCTCCAACTCGCGAAAATCGGCGATCGCCTTTTCCGCCTTTGCCTCCAGGTGGTCGATCTGCGATTGACCGGCGGTCAGGAGTACGTCGCTCTGCTCCAACTTCCACCGGGTGGCCGCTACCTGGGCCCTGACGAGCGGCAGCACGCCCGGCGTCTCAGGAAGCGGCGACGGACCGGACGCTGACGCCAGCAACGCCAGCCGCTCCCCATCGACGGCCCGATCCTCCACACGCGCCTTTCCGTGCCCTTCCCGCCATCCGCAGAACTGGGCCGAGCACCCGGAGCTCAGATACCGGCCCGCGATCATGTCGCTCCGCTTCGCCATCGCCGCCGGAGAATTCCACAGCGCCGAGAGCGAGGCCGCGTAGAGGTTGCCAATCGGTTTCGCGATGAAGCACACATGCGCGTCGCCGTTCTCCGCTACAAACAGGGTCGTCCACGGATTCGGGCACAGCTCGAACGCGCCCTCCGACAGACCGTCGCTATCCGGATAGAGGCCCAGCCGCCCCTCCTCCAGGAACGCCGTCTCCAGCCCGTGGCTCTCGAACAGGGATTGCAGCCCGGTGACGCGCAGCGTCCGGAAGACCTGCCGGTGAACGGGCAAGGCCGACTTCAGAATGGCGTGCAACTCTTTCACCTCGCCCCCGTCCCGGATCACTTCGTCCGCTTCCAGCGTCGGATGCCTGGCGGTGTTTTCCGTGGAGAGCTCCATCGTCTGCAGCGTCACGTCCGCCATGCCGTGCTCCGCCATCAGTTCCAGATATTGGGTGATCTCCCGGAAGTTCGACCGCATGATGACGAAGAACGAATCCAGATAGGGAGTTTCACTCTCCAGCCGCAGCTTCCAACTCCGGATCCGGTCGATGTTCGCCAGCACCTGGTCCAGATCCGCCCCGCGCCGCAGACGGTTGTAGGTCGCCCGGGTCCCGCCGTCGATGGAAACCGTGATGTTGACGAACGGTCCGCGCACCAGCCGCTCGGCCCACCCCTCGTCCAGCAATGTTCCGTTCGTGCTGATACTGATCAGCTTACGCTCCACCAGCCCCGTGACGTCGCCGATCAGTTCGCTGAATCCGCGCATCGCCAGGACCTCTCCACCCTGGATCCGCAGCGTGGACAGGTAAGGATAAAAGGCCATCAATTCGCGCCGCAGTTCGATCCCAATCTCCGCCGGCCGCAACAGATTGGCGCCGTTTTTTGCCTGATAGCAGTGAAGGCAGTCGATATTGCAGGCATTGCCCAGAACGAGCCCCAGGCAACGCGGCCGGCTGTAGAGATAGACCTGCCCCTGCTCATACTCCAACTGGCTGAGACGCAGATTCTGCCGGTATTCCCGATCGGGGTCGATCATCACGGGCGCCTGTTATCAGAGTGGCAGATTGTCCAGCCCGGTTGGGTAAGAGTTCGGCGGTGGGAAACTCTCCCCGCACATTTCACGGCAAGTCGGGGTTATCATCAATTACCATCTGGGCGGCAGTTGCCGGATGCTCAATTGGGGGGGTGCCGCATGTCTGGTCAAACTGGGGCCACCTTCGTGGCTTGCTTACTGTTCGCGGTAGGGCTGCAAGCCGCGGATTACTCCGTTTTCGGTGTCTCCAACACGCCAACCTCGGGCGGCGGCCAGTGGTCCACCGAACTGCGCGTCACGAATCAGGGCTCCGCCGCAGTACTGACATTCTCCCTGCGTGTCCCTCCCGATCAGGTGCCGCCAGACCCGCAAACACGCACCCTAGCGCCCAACGAGACCCTGGTTCTCCGGGATGTCCTAGCCGACCTCTGGGGTCTTTCCAGCGTCTCCGGAGTGCTGCAGGTCGCTACGGACCAACCCGTGCTGATCTCCGCCGCGAAATCTTCCGCGGGCCGTTACGGCACGAGGCTGCCCATCATCGGCGATCAGCTCAGGATCTCGTCCGGCCAGATCGGGGATTCCTTGTGGCTTCAGCAGGATGCCAAGGCCTCGACAACCATCACCCTCAGCCTGGAGACGCCCGATTCCAACCTGGACCTCATTCTTTTCGATGATGCTGGAACGAAGCTGAATACCCTCTCCTTCACCGGCGGCCCCCAGATTGTCGTCGTTCCGGTGAGCTCCCTGACCGGCACGGATCTTCCCGTTGGCCGCGCGGAGGTGCGGGTGAAAAGCGGACGGGCCGCCGGCTACTACGAGGTAACCGAC encodes the following:
- the pyk gene encoding pyruvate kinase, which encodes MTNTKIVATLGPACSSPEMIRKLIQAGVDVFRLNASHGTVEQRHEAVLEIRKASEELKLNTGILLDLQGPKIRIGTFEGGSAVLLPGAEFVITTEDVIGNTEGASTTYKDFARDVKSGDRVLLADGALELIVIDCDGIRARCRVVRGGVIKDKKGINLPGVQLSTPSMTRRDMENMLAGLSVGVDLVALSFVRRSSDVLRLRLFLEEKGSNLPIIAKIEKPEAVENIKDILSESDGVMVARGDLGVECPMEKVPFIQKSIIESARRAGKFVITATQMLESMIENPFPTRAEVSDVANAIYDGTDAVMLSGETSVGKYPVEAVSMMDRTAAQAEESTRKYGFRELPTREYVTHAEIVSDSAYHAAKMAGAQAIVVFSSSGSSARHVARFRPPVPIFVFTQTQQVARSLSVVFGISAIVAPHTTSTDEMMAQMDRVLVEKGLLKPRDSVVFVAGMPIGRPGSTNMMKLHRVGEIG
- a CDS encoding c-type cytochrome; the protein is MKKVLLYVVIALVVIVGGGYAALVLKKPAMNPPSALKVEATAERLQRGKYVFEYVADCGGCHSERNWDKFAAPVYDGRAGVGFVFPPELGFPGKVVAPNLTPDAETGLGSWSDGEKLRAIREGVSKDGRALFAFMPYTHFRKMSDEDANSVVAYMNSLPPVKNRLPRTELNFPVNLMIKFAPQPVTTQVPVPDHSNRLKYGEYLVEMGGCTECHSQLEKGKAIEGKEFAGGHEFNLAGKLVRSANITPDEESGLGKWSEQRFVDKFKGFANMTYDNAPRMNQSNFTVMPWLPMSQIPEEDLRAIYTYLRTLKPVHNPVEVHPPLAPPAQ
- a CDS encoding choice-of-anchor V domain-containing protein, producing MGRRAIQLLVCSAMLGASLWAEVNGAPMFTTNAPGDGICTDCHGGNINTGAGKLTVAMVDAATWTPGQQVRLRVTLADPQARRWGFNVTARLSSDPNSGAGTFALADTTNTRLNNGGGGIQFVTHTLVGTKLGTTGSSTWELLWTPPDSASAGEVTFYAAGNAANGNNQPDTGDKIYTTTLAVSPAASNPTTPAPTVNRIVPRFVFGENWSSKLYLYNTTDSAAKILVFFTGNDGTPSSGVPGGAAPTVDLAAHGSAVIEAPAGGALTEGYASLVLPDGVSGYAVLTKSPPDQPAMETVLNFSSPGVKSSTLAWDDTTLTTQLSLSNPGSENTTVRLTLADPGGQAVASSSIALPAKTKLEVNLKDIPEFTAATGNRGTVVLTVESGSFSVAGFRVGTTSFSAIPSTDK
- a CDS encoding choice-of-anchor V domain-containing protein; amino-acid sequence: MRMGKIQITTKLSICAVIFGASLLANSTGAPTFVTGAPGDGICTDCHGGVANSGTGSVKVELVDASHWTPGQQLRLRITLADPTARRWGFEISPRLASDANQSAGTLVVADSTNTRKVSSAGIQFITHTSTGTYQGTSNSGTWDVLWTPPADVNVGNVTFYVAGNAANNNGREDPGDHIYNSSLTVSPGSGSTPTTTTYALPQLAFGGGWYTALYFNNTTGSAVSVKASFFGQDGSPLTVPDAGGTTKTLDIGPSGTAIFEATNTGALTQGWVKVELPDGVTGYAIFRQSIQGRADQEAVVPLTGTSLSDSTLIWDDTAFATAVAVANPNASAVTVNVTVLDSGGNSIGTSTIDVPANGKTATLLRSLPGLAGMAGNRGLAKFSIATGGLSVLGLRFGGEAFTSIPTAAPVGTSFALPQLAFGGGWYTALYFSNTTGSPVSVTANFLGEDGNPLPVADAGGTSKTLNLSANGTALFEATNTGALTQGWVKVDLPSGVIGYAIFRQSIQGRADQEAVVPLTGTTLPTSTLIWDDTAFATAVGVANPTASAALVNVLVLDAGGNQIGTSTIAVPANGKTAALLRSLPGLSGMVGNRGVAKFSVPAAGLSVLGLRFGGEAFTSIPTVQQ
- a CDS encoding undecaprenyl-diphosphate phosphatase, which encodes MDLILLLKALVMGIVEGLTEFLPISSTGHLILVGDLLSFNSEKGKVFEIVIQTGAIFAIIWEYRTKFLGVLKGLFSDRRAQRFVVNLFIAFLPIAVLGLALNKVIKAHLFKPVPVALAFIIGGLVILWAERRKHVVRIRSVDEMDWKDALKVGLAQCLAMIPGTSRSGATIIGGLFLGLSRQAATEFSFFLAVPTLMVAGAYELYKERSLLSMADAGWFGVGSVAAFLSAFLCVRWLLRFISSHDFTAFAWYRIVFGVAVLATAYMGLVNWTAR